The Aedes aegypti strain LVP_AGWG chromosome 1, AaegL5.0 Primary Assembly, whole genome shotgun sequence sequence CAGCCACGCTACCTGCAGATTCGAGCCCATCTCTACAGCGTCATCTACCGGTCGTTGTTCAAATCCTTCGTCCCAACGCTGACCTACGTGAGCTTCTACTACACCTTCAACTGCTTCTACTTCCGCTACAAGCTGGCCAACATGTTCCAGAGTGTATCGCTGGCCGATGAATCATCCCTGGGGGCTCTTTATTCGGTTCTGATGGACGTCCGATTGATTCTGTACTGTTGGATCCTGTCGTCGCAAATCCTATCCAACATGAACCTGATGCAAGTGCTGTTCCACATTTTCCTCACGGAATATCGAAAATTTCCCGTTGAGAAGAGCACGCTGGCCAATGATTCGCAAGTGACCTTGGTGGAAGCGTTGGCCTGCGAGAAAATCCCAATCATTCAGCAGCTGGCGGCGTTGGATCTCTTCACAATCGCTGAGAGTTGCGATCCGAGTCGTCGAGCTCGCCTCTACGCCCTTTCCGTCCCGGGAGGCCATCCCTACAATTGGCGCCTAGTTTCCGGCGAATGCATCCGTCTCATCAAAGACTACACCGGTCAACTGGCAAAATCGATCGAAGGTGCAACGCTGAAACCCGTTCCGGATGTGGCCAAATTGCGTCCCACCGCTTCGATGGACGCCGAGAAGCTGCTGATGAAACAGTACAACGAAAGCTTCGGAATTCGCAGCCTGTCCACATCGGCCCTGCCTGCGGAGAGCAACCCAAAGCAACCGGACGTCATTTGCAAGGCGGTGGACCGCCGTTTGGACGCCCTTCGGGAATCCATTAGAAATATCCCAGGAATCTACTACCTCTTCGGGGAGCCAAAAACCGCCAAAACTTGCCACCTACTGGCCACACAGTCCCAGCAGATCGTTTGGATCGCCCAGGCGTTGGCATCTCTGGCGGCGCACTCGATCCGCGAGGATCAGTTCGGGGTGGTTCAGAATGATCTGCCACTGGTGATAAGGACGCTGCTGCAGCTCAAACAGGTCGTCGATAAGGTCGGCTCGATTCAGCTGGAcgtgaagaaaatcgaccgg is a genomic window containing:
- the LOC5565615 gene encoding nucleoporin Ndc1, giving the protein MATALEPVPSKELQGRKICVERFIYAIVYSVAVQFVLLTVFLLLVNFSLLHPVAWIMGSFRLVISLSTWMWILPLVSAVIVHGIFLAKSYLAGIRYCPTRFQQIYRSSITQSILLVVNCVVGFLTAWLYTRFLRDDYRVMFLPKADGGSILNEKYLFLLLGGTFAGVYYFIRNQSEKLILSFPVIQQPRYLQIRAHLYSVIYRSLFKSFVPTLTYVSFYYTFNCFYFRYKLANMFQSVSLADESSLGALYSVLMDVRLILYCWILSSQILSNMNLMQVLFHIFLTEYRKFPVEKSTLANDSQVTLVEALACEKIPIIQQLAALDLFTIAESCDPSRRARLYALSVPGGHPYNWRLVSGECIRLIKDYTGQLAKSIEGATLKPVPDVAKLRPTASMDAEKLLMKQYNESFGIRSLSTSALPAESNPKQPDVICKAVDRRLDALRESIRNIPGIYYLFGEPKTAKTCHLLATQSQQIVWIAQALASLAAHSIREDQFGVVQNDLPLVIRTLLQLKQVVDKVGSIQLDVKKIDRNYVALKAATKRSLYRIAAAFADYLNDIVLEPNDVKALQGFVNYREA